The following are from one region of the Salicibibacter kimchii genome:
- a CDS encoding Na+/H+ antiporter subunit D, producing the protein MNNLVILPLLIPLLTGILLIFFRKQIKVQRYVTTLSLLLLLAVTALLTHQVSIEGPQTLNVGGWEPPFGIVLVADMFAMLLVMATVIVTFCCMLYAFRTVGEEREKHYFYMFVHFMIVGIMGSFLTGDLFNLFVFFEIMLLSSYILISLGGKKDQLRESLKYVLINIVSSMLFIVAIAYLYSITGTLNFADLSVKIAETGQDGLITTVAIFLMLVFAIKAALLMYFWLPGAYVVPPMAISAMFAALLTKVGIYAIFRTFTLIFYHEAVITHELIGWLGVATMILGGIGAVAYWDLRRILAYNVIIAVGFIMIGLAVFTETALAGSIYYLIHDMIVKALLFLLGGVMIGLTGTDQLREMSGMIRNHALLGWMFFLAAFALAGVPPLSGFIGKLLILDGAIDEGFYVMAAVGLITSLMVLYSVMKIFMNGFWGENQLSVEDEKMSTKGLLFPCAILAVLSIGLGVGVEWVNVYALQAAEVLNNPQVYIDAVLQN; encoded by the coding sequence ATGAATAATTTAGTTATATTACCTTTGCTAATCCCGTTGTTGACGGGTATACTACTGATCTTTTTTCGAAAACAAATAAAGGTCCAACGCTATGTGACAACCCTATCTTTATTATTGTTATTGGCTGTTACGGCTTTGCTCACCCATCAGGTCTCTATAGAGGGGCCGCAAACGTTAAACGTTGGAGGATGGGAACCGCCCTTTGGCATTGTGCTCGTCGCTGATATGTTCGCGATGCTGCTCGTGATGGCTACCGTGATTGTAACGTTTTGCTGTATGCTCTATGCATTTCGAACGGTTGGAGAAGAAAGGGAAAAGCATTATTTTTATATGTTCGTTCACTTTATGATCGTCGGTATCATGGGGTCCTTTTTAACCGGGGATCTGTTCAACCTGTTCGTCTTTTTTGAGATTATGTTGCTTTCCTCTTATATACTCATTTCTCTTGGAGGAAAGAAGGATCAATTGCGAGAATCCTTGAAGTATGTACTGATTAATATTGTTTCATCTATGCTTTTTATTGTGGCCATTGCCTATCTCTATAGCATTACCGGCACTTTGAATTTCGCCGATTTGTCGGTGAAAATTGCAGAAACAGGACAAGATGGATTGATTACGACGGTGGCTATCTTTCTTATGCTCGTGTTTGCCATTAAGGCCGCGCTACTCATGTATTTTTGGCTCCCGGGTGCCTATGTTGTGCCGCCAATGGCTATTTCTGCCATGTTCGCCGCGCTGTTGACGAAAGTCGGCATTTATGCCATCTTCCGGACGTTTACGCTTATTTTTTATCACGAAGCCGTCATCACCCATGAACTGATTGGCTGGCTTGGGGTGGCAACGATGATTCTCGGCGGCATTGGCGCGGTCGCGTATTGGGATTTGCGGCGAATCTTAGCATATAATGTGATTATCGCTGTTGGGTTTATCATGATCGGACTTGCTGTTTTTACGGAAACTGCACTGGCCGGTTCCATTTACTATCTCATCCATGACATGATCGTCAAAGCATTGTTGTTTTTACTAGGTGGTGTGATGATTGGGTTAACCGGCACCGACCAATTGCGGGAAATGAGCGGCATGATTCGCAATCACGCCCTGTTAGGTTGGATGTTTTTCCTCGCCGCGTTTGCCTTAGCCGGTGTTCCGCCACTGAGTGGGTTTATCGGCAAGCTGTTGATTTTGGACGGGGCCATCGACGAAGGCTTTTATGTAATGGCGGCGGTCGGTCTGATCACGAGCCTCATGGTGCTTTATTCAGTCATGAAAATATTTATGAATGGCTTTTGGGGAGAAAACCAATTGTCTGTCGAAGATGAAAAAATGTCGACCAAAGGTTTATTGTTTCCGTGTGCAATTTTAGCCGTCTTGAGTATTGGTCTCGGTGTCGGCGTTGAATGGGTGAATGTGTATGCGTTACAGGCAGCGGAAGTGTTGAACAATCCTCAAGTTTACATCGACGCTGTGCTGCAAAACTGA
- a CDS encoding LutB/LldF family L-lactate oxidation iron-sulfur protein, protein MPLRVGEKDFQTRVNRGLEDAFMRGTVRSAQEQLRTRKQASSEELGDWEAWRTLGEEIRTHTLEHLDYYLEQLSDKVAERGGHVYFAKTAEEGNAYVRQVAREKEAKKIVKSKSMVTEEMSLNDALESDGLEVVETDLGEYILQVDDHDPPSHIVAPSLHKNRAQIKDVFADKKGYENSDNANDITRFVRGELREEFLDADIGITGCNFAVAESGTISLVTNEGNGDLVTALPKTQISVMSMERIVPTWEELDVMVSLLCRSAVGQKLTSYITALTGPKSEDEIDGPEDFHLVIVDNGRSDILGTQFQSALHCIRCAACVNVCPVYRHVGGHAYGSIYNGPIGAVLTPLLDGYEDNKDLPYASSLCAACTEACPVNIPLHEHLIAHRQIITEKENLGPMPEKWAMKMFGTGASAPKLYRLGSKQAHRVMRPWTKGSRISNGPGPLKAWTNFRDLPAPSSERFRDWFAKRRRSNSDE, encoded by the coding sequence ATGCCACTTCGAGTGGGGGAAAAAGATTTTCAAACACGCGTGAACAGAGGTTTGGAAGATGCTTTTATGCGTGGCACGGTCCGCTCGGCTCAAGAACAATTACGGACAAGAAAGCAAGCGTCCTCGGAAGAGCTCGGTGACTGGGAAGCGTGGCGGACACTTGGGGAAGAAATCCGCACCCATACCCTCGAGCACCTCGATTATTATCTTGAACAATTAAGCGACAAGGTGGCAGAACGCGGTGGCCATGTTTATTTTGCCAAGACCGCTGAGGAAGGGAACGCCTATGTGCGGCAAGTGGCCCGTGAAAAAGAAGCGAAAAAAATCGTGAAGTCGAAATCGATGGTCACCGAGGAGATGTCGTTAAATGATGCGTTGGAGAGTGATGGGCTGGAGGTCGTGGAGACGGACTTGGGGGAGTACATTTTGCAAGTCGATGATCATGACCCGCCATCCCATATTGTGGCACCTTCCCTGCACAAAAATCGCGCACAAATTAAAGACGTTTTTGCCGATAAAAAAGGCTATGAAAATAGTGATAATGCCAATGACATCACCCGTTTCGTTCGAGGCGAGCTGCGCGAGGAATTTCTCGATGCTGACATCGGCATCACAGGTTGCAATTTTGCCGTTGCTGAATCGGGAACGATTTCGCTTGTCACCAATGAAGGGAACGGCGACCTCGTCACAGCGTTGCCGAAAACACAGATTTCCGTGATGAGCATGGAACGGATCGTGCCCACGTGGGAAGAGCTCGATGTGATGGTGAGCTTGCTCTGCCGTTCCGCCGTTGGCCAGAAGCTAACGTCCTACATTACTGCCTTAACGGGGCCGAAGAGTGAAGATGAAATCGATGGCCCGGAAGACTTTCACCTCGTCATCGTTGATAACGGCCGCTCCGATATCCTCGGGACGCAATTTCAATCGGCCCTTCATTGCATCCGCTGTGCCGCGTGTGTGAACGTATGCCCGGTTTACCGCCACGTCGGCGGTCATGCTTACGGCTCCATCTATAATGGCCCGATCGGCGCGGTGTTAACACCGCTTTTGGATGGCTACGAGGATAACAAGGATCTTCCCTACGCCTCTTCACTTTGTGCCGCTTGTACAGAAGCATGTCCGGTGAACATCCCTTTGCATGAGCATCTAATCGCGCATCGCCAAATCATTACGGAAAAAGAAAACCTCGGTCCCATGCCGGAAAAATGGGCGATGAAAATGTTTGGCACGGGTGCTTCTGCGCCGAAGCTCTATCGGCTGGGATCCAAGCAGGCGCATCGCGTCATGCGACCATGGACGAAAGGTTCGAGGATTTCGAATGGACCGGGGCCATTAAAAGCCTGGACAAATTTTCGCGATTTACCGGCTCCGTCCAGTGAACGTTTTCGCGACTGGTTTGCAAAAAGAAGGAGGTCTAATTCTGATGAGTAG
- a CDS encoding Na+/H+ antiporter subunit A produces the protein MSWLHFFILLPLLFAIIIPILYKKIPKIHTGWFVVIVPLSIFVYLLTFVPMIAGGETAMYTLPWIPGFNIDVSFYVDGLGLVFGLIISGIGTLVVLYSIYYLSKWREALHNFYVYLMLFMTAMLGVVFSNNLIVLYLFWELTSISSFLLIAYWYARRQSRYGAQKAMLITIFGGFAMLAAIIMLGIMGDTFSIRELFAQGDQLVQHELFIPAMILLLIGAFTKSAQFPFHIWLPDAMEAPTPISAYLHSATMVKAGIYVVARFTPFFGGTMEWFWLVTGVGLLTLLWGSLLAVKQRDLKALLAFSTVSQLGFIMSLLGMGSAALYYGEGELAHLHAMAVLAAVFHLVNHATFKGSLFMVVGIVDHETGTRDTRKLGGLLSIMPISFTLALIGSLSMAGLPPFNGFLSKELFFTGTLNASSLDIFRMETYGFLIPVIAWVASVFTFIYSIILVFKTFFGKYQPERLEKEAHEAPWGMLVPPAILALLVVMIFFLPNVLSDYILEPMVASILPALAGQFDFHIEAWHGFEPELFMTIGIVVVGTILYLTLRKWMGLYNNLPRALTITNAYNSGLRGMESISRKITDAHMTGFSRDYLRYIFVIFVLIVGTHLFMMDAFSFETANVANINLFEIILSLVLIGATAMVVITRSRLAAVICVGVLGYVVALFFVVLRAPDLALTQLAIETVTVALFLVCFYHLPRLRKKEDGDGFNIPNFIIASAVGILVTLVALSANGHRIFPPISDFYLDAYELAGAANMVNAILADFRALDTLLEIFVLCIAGLGVYTLVKVRLARGEKNENQ, from the coding sequence TTGTCTTGGTTACATTTTTTTATTTTGTTACCTTTGTTGTTTGCTATTATTATTCCGATTTTATATAAAAAAATCCCCAAGATACATACCGGCTGGTTCGTAGTGATTGTTCCACTGTCGATTTTTGTTTATTTGCTTACGTTTGTGCCCATGATAGCGGGCGGGGAAACGGCGATGTATACACTGCCGTGGATCCCTGGTTTTAATATTGACGTCAGCTTTTATGTTGATGGTCTAGGACTCGTTTTCGGTTTGATTATCTCGGGGATCGGAACGCTCGTCGTTCTTTATTCCATTTATTATTTATCCAAATGGCGCGAAGCGCTCCATAATTTCTACGTTTATCTCATGTTGTTTATGACAGCCATGCTTGGGGTCGTATTTTCGAACAATCTCATTGTCCTTTATCTTTTCTGGGAATTGACGAGTATTTCCTCTTTCTTATTGATTGCTTATTGGTATGCAAGGCGACAATCGCGTTACGGCGCCCAAAAGGCGATGCTTATTACGATCTTTGGCGGCTTTGCCATGCTGGCGGCGATTATTATGCTTGGCATTATGGGAGATACGTTCAGTATCCGTGAATTGTTTGCCCAGGGCGACCAGCTCGTGCAACACGAGTTGTTTATCCCTGCGATGATCCTGCTATTGATCGGGGCTTTTACAAAGTCGGCGCAATTCCCATTCCATATCTGGCTGCCGGATGCCATGGAAGCACCAACGCCGATCAGCGCCTATTTGCATTCAGCCACGATGGTAAAGGCGGGGATTTATGTTGTCGCCCGTTTTACCCCGTTTTTCGGGGGCACGATGGAATGGTTTTGGTTGGTGACGGGCGTTGGACTCCTCACGCTCCTGTGGGGTTCCCTATTGGCGGTGAAACAGCGGGACTTAAAGGCGTTATTGGCGTTTTCCACGGTCAGCCAGCTCGGGTTTATTATGTCCCTCTTGGGAATGGGCTCAGCAGCGCTTTATTACGGAGAGGGTGAGCTGGCACATCTGCATGCCATGGCAGTCCTTGCTGCTGTTTTCCATTTGGTCAACCACGCCACTTTTAAAGGCAGTCTCTTTATGGTTGTCGGTATCGTCGACCATGAAACGGGGACGCGTGACACTCGTAAACTTGGCGGACTCCTGTCGATTATGCCGATCTCGTTTACGTTAGCGTTGATTGGGAGTTTATCGATGGCAGGCTTGCCGCCGTTTAACGGTTTTCTCAGTAAAGAGCTTTTCTTCACGGGTACGTTAAATGCGTCCAGCCTTGACATCTTCAGGATGGAGACGTATGGATTCTTGATTCCGGTCATTGCTTGGGTTGCCAGTGTGTTTACGTTCATTTACAGCATCATCTTGGTTTTTAAAACATTCTTCGGCAAGTATCAACCGGAACGTCTGGAAAAAGAAGCCCACGAAGCACCGTGGGGGATGCTAGTCCCCCCGGCGATTTTGGCGCTGCTCGTTGTCATGATCTTTTTTCTTCCGAACGTGCTCAGCGACTATATTTTGGAACCGATGGTGGCGTCGATCTTGCCGGCATTGGCCGGTCAGTTTGACTTCCATATTGAAGCATGGCATGGCTTTGAGCCGGAGTTGTTTATGACGATCGGGATTGTTGTCGTCGGGACCATTTTGTATTTGACGCTACGAAAATGGATGGGGTTATACAACAATCTGCCAAGAGCATTGACGATTACCAACGCGTATAATTCGGGACTGAGAGGGATGGAAAGCATTTCGAGGAAAATCACGGATGCGCACATGACCGGGTTTAGCCGCGACTATCTTCGCTATATTTTCGTGATCTTTGTTTTGATTGTCGGTACTCATCTTTTTATGATGGATGCCTTCTCGTTTGAGACGGCCAATGTGGCGAACATCAATCTGTTTGAAATTATTCTTTCCCTTGTGCTCATAGGTGCTACGGCGATGGTTGTCATCACGCGATCACGATTGGCAGCAGTGATCTGTGTCGGCGTCTTAGGCTACGTCGTCGCTTTATTCTTTGTCGTGTTGCGCGCGCCGGATTTGGCATTGACGCAGCTCGCGATAGAAACCGTCACCGTCGCGTTGTTTTTAGTGTGCTTTTATCATCTTCCGCGATTGCGCAAAAAAGAAGATGGCGATGGCTTCAACATACCGAATTTTATCATTGCGAGCGCGGTCGGGATACTTGTTACGTTAGTCGCGCTATCCGCGAACGGTCATCGTATCTTTCCGCCGATTTCGGATTTCTATTTGGACGCTTATGAACTTGCCGGCGCGGCCAATATGGTGAATGCAATTTTGGCCGATTTTCGTGCCCTGGACACCTTGCTAGAAATCTTTGTGCTCTGTATCGCGGGATTAGGGGTGTATACGCTTGTAAAAGTAAGACTGGCAAGGGGGGAGAAGAATGAAAACCAATGA
- a CDS encoding Na+/H+ antiporter subunit G, whose product MSENVMIEILVSILLIVGVIMILISAIGLIRLPDVYTRSHGATKSATLGVLCTLAGVFLHFGLVEGFYSVRLLLGIVFVFLTAPVVGHVCCRAAYRSGVPLAEGSAQDDPLEEVLGDVEERSRKKEEEMNLRRSKKGNVSE is encoded by the coding sequence TTGAGCGAAAACGTGATGATTGAAATACTTGTTTCTATCTTGCTGATCGTCGGTGTTATTATGATTCTTATCAGTGCGATTGGACTTATTCGCCTTCCTGATGTTTATACGAGATCACATGGAGCAACAAAAAGTGCAACGCTTGGTGTCCTGTGTACATTGGCCGGGGTTTTCCTTCACTTTGGCCTGGTGGAAGGTTTTTATAGTGTCCGTTTGCTCTTGGGGATTGTGTTTGTATTCCTGACCGCACCTGTCGTTGGTCATGTCTGTTGCCGTGCGGCTTATCGCTCGGGTGTACCGCTCGCTGAAGGGAGTGCGCAAGATGATCCCCTGGAAGAAGTTTTAGGCGATGTTGAAGAACGGAGTCGCAAAAAAGAAGAGGAAATGAATCTTAGGCGTTCGAAGAAGGGAAACGTTTCCGAATGA
- a CDS encoding Na(+)/H(+) antiporter subunit F1 codes for MFDAILLLMLLLLAIAILAGLYRAIKGPSMADRVIALDLISIMMIALIGVVSIYLETDAFLEAILLLGILAFIGAVAFAKYIERGVIIERKRDD; via the coding sequence ATGTTTGATGCTATCCTTCTGTTGATGCTTCTTTTGCTGGCGATCGCGATATTGGCGGGATTATATCGCGCGATTAAGGGGCCTTCAATGGCTGATCGTGTCATCGCGCTGGACCTCATCAGTATCATGATGATCGCGTTGATCGGCGTCGTCTCCATTTACCTGGAAACAGACGCCTTCCTGGAAGCTATATTATTGCTCGGAATACTGGCGTTTATTGGAGCGGTCGCCTTCGCGAAGTATATTGAAAGGGGTGTGATCATTGAGCGAAAACGTGATGATTGA
- a CDS encoding Na+/H+ antiporter subunit E, translated as MPFQILINLLIAFLWVTLQDDWSLPTFTLGYLLGLAIVFLLRRFFNEKFYLHRVWAIFVLFLIFLWELIHSTIVVTGQILRPKLNITPGVFKLETELESNWEITTLALLFMLTPGSVVIEVSPDRRTFYMHAMDIPISSDMVLASHVRFEKAIMEVTR; from the coding sequence ATGCCTTTTCAAATACTGATTAATTTGCTCATCGCTTTTTTATGGGTGACATTGCAAGATGACTGGAGCCTACCCACGTTTACGTTAGGGTATTTGCTAGGGCTGGCAATTGTATTTTTGCTGCGTCGGTTTTTTAACGAAAAGTTTTATTTGCACAGGGTTTGGGCGATTTTCGTTTTATTTCTCATTTTCTTATGGGAGCTGATTCATTCAACCATTGTCGTTACCGGACAAATTTTACGTCCAAAATTAAATATTACGCCCGGGGTTTTCAAGTTGGAAACAGAGTTGGAAAGCAATTGGGAAATTACGACACTTGCCCTACTTTTTATGCTCACGCCAGGTTCGGTCGTGATAGAAGTCTCTCCGGACAGGCGAACGTTTTATATGCACGCGATGGATATTCCCATATCCAGCGATATGGTTCTCGCCTCACACGTGCGATTTGAAAAAGCGATTATGGAGGTGACACGCTAA
- a CDS encoding nuclease-related domain-containing protein has protein sequence MKKIKEREPSTELKVLRLLNPIMKLSDYQHYLNLEKGYIGELKLDEWLDGLLNNCLVVNDLLLEHKGKIFQIDSLVIFQSIIYVFDSKYHEDDFYLDANKWKTLAGKEITNPQPQMERADSLLSQLLQQRLNVNIPIESFLVFTHPEFYLYNDPPTLPAIFPNQFHRFMKKMNSMTSKLNRSHESLAEQLVALHLNESPHTRLPEYDYEQLKKGVVCGECASFMIERGRVWVCAGCGCKEYAQIAIIRSVEEFKLLFPDRKITSATIREWCAVKGDRKKIIRTLNNYFKRIGQGPASYYID, from the coding sequence ATGAAAAAGATCAAGGAACGTGAACCATCGACCGAATTAAAAGTATTGCGATTATTGAATCCGATAATGAAACTTTCGGACTATCAGCATTATCTGAATCTGGAAAAAGGGTATATCGGTGAGCTAAAGCTAGACGAATGGCTGGATGGCCTTTTGAATAATTGTCTTGTCGTCAATGACTTGTTGCTCGAGCACAAGGGAAAGATTTTTCAAATTGATTCGCTCGTAATTTTCCAAAGCATAATCTATGTTTTTGACTCGAAATATCATGAAGACGACTTTTATCTTGACGCCAATAAATGGAAAACACTTGCCGGCAAAGAAATAACCAACCCTCAGCCCCAGATGGAACGAGCGGATTCCCTCCTAAGCCAATTGCTTCAACAACGCCTTAACGTCAACATCCCGATTGAATCCTTCCTTGTTTTTACCCACCCTGAATTTTACCTGTACAATGATCCCCCAACACTCCCTGCCATTTTCCCCAACCAGTTTCATCGTTTTATGAAAAAAATGAACAGCATGACGTCGAAACTCAATCGAAGTCATGAAAGCCTTGCTGAACAGTTGGTTGCTCTTCATCTGAATGAATCGCCCCATACCCGTTTGCCCGAGTATGACTATGAACAATTGAAAAAAGGCGTTGTTTGCGGTGAATGTGCATCCTTTATGATTGAAAGGGGACGCGTATGGGTGTGTGCCGGATGCGGCTGTAAAGAATATGCCCAAATCGCAATCATCCGTAGCGTAGAGGAATTTAAGCTCCTTTTTCCGGATCGAAAAATAACCAGCGCCACAATTCGTGAATGGTGCGCGGTGAAAGGTGATCGGAAAAAAATCATCAGAACACTTAACAATTATTTCAAACGCATTGGGCAAGGACCAGCTTCCTATTATATTGATTGA
- a CDS encoding Na(+)/H(+) antiporter subunit B: MKTNDVILQTVASVSAFIILTFAAYLFFAGHHEPGGGFIGGIVIASALVLLYLAFDMETVQQGIRVDYKILTGIGIGLSTITGVGAMLLGYPFLSHTFEYVTFPFFGEMELATSVLFEVGVSLAVVGATMTIILSISEDV, from the coding sequence ATGAAAACCAATGATGTGATTCTACAAACCGTGGCGAGTGTTTCGGCGTTTATCATTCTTACGTTTGCCGCTTATTTGTTCTTTGCCGGTCATCATGAACCGGGTGGAGGGTTTATCGGAGGGATTGTCATCGCTTCCGCGCTCGTCCTTTTGTATTTAGCATTTGACATGGAAACCGTCCAACAAGGTATCCGTGTCGATTACAAAATATTAACGGGTATAGGCATTGGTCTTTCGACGATAACGGGGGTTGGGGCCATGCTGCTCGGTTACCCTTTTCTCAGCCATACGTTTGAATATGTGACATTCCCTTTTTTTGGCGAGATGGAACTGGCGACCTCGGTTTTATTTGAGGTAGGCGTTTCGCTTGCTGTTGTCGGGGCCACGATGACGATTATCTTAAGTATCAGTGAGGATGTATAG
- a CDS encoding LutC/YkgG family protein, with translation MSRGTIQGREDFLNLISEKIGRPRSEHVERPEWQAQPQWDVFADENTDQLLERFKAQCDNIHTKVVETNADGLREAVAETIGGYESESVIMWDDDRLERAGLDEGFRSQMHTLGVETFVWDTLKGEDSIEFAERAGVGITYSDMTLAESGTVVLLNSPEKGRLVNLLPENYIAVIPRSSIVPRMTQATRRIHERVQNGEDIPSQIHFVSGPSNSADIEMSLVVGVHGPVRATYIILGDV, from the coding sequence ATGAGTAGAGGCACGATTCAAGGACGAGAGGATTTTTTAAATCTAATCTCCGAAAAGATCGGGCGGCCACGCAGCGAACATGTGGAACGCCCCGAGTGGCAAGCGCAACCGCAATGGGATGTTTTTGCGGATGAAAATACTGATCAGCTCTTGGAACGGTTTAAGGCGCAGTGCGATAACATTCATACTAAGGTGGTTGAAACAAATGCCGATGGGCTCCGGGAAGCGGTAGCGGAAACAATTGGCGGGTATGAATCGGAATCAGTGATCATGTGGGATGATGACAGACTTGAACGCGCGGGGCTTGACGAAGGGTTTCGCTCGCAGATGCACACGTTGGGCGTGGAAACTTTTGTTTGGGACACGTTAAAAGGCGAAGACAGCATTGAGTTTGCAGAGCGCGCCGGGGTCGGCATTACGTACAGCGATATGACATTGGCTGAATCAGGCACCGTCGTACTTCTTAACTCGCCTGAAAAAGGCCGACTTGTCAACCTCCTGCCGGAAAATTATATCGCCGTCATCCCCCGCAGTTCGATCGTCCCGCGAATGACCCAAGCGACGCGGCGTATCCATGAACGCGTGCAAAACGGGGAGGATATTCCTTCGCAAATTCATTTTGTCTCCGGGCCGTCCAATAGCGCTGATATTGAAATGAGCCTCGTCGTCGGTGTGCACGGACCGGTGAGAGCGACGTATATTATTTTGGGGGATGTGTGA
- a CDS encoding FadR/GntR family transcriptional regulator codes for MNFGQVYSKKIYEQVADHIKERIDNGELQPGDRLASVERLARQYDVGRSAVREALSALKAVGLVDIRHGEGTFVKAANRLTLKLPVSALLTMNPEEIRELLEVRKIVEVGAAEGAARRCQESQQTLIEEALEQMAVPLRDEKLGEEADWQFHLAIARATQNNMLTDLLENIAQKTKQTMLETRRIWLFSEKVRAERLYEQHVRIYEAIKAGDATLAQQRMREHLESVEHVLFQEEK; via the coding sequence ATGAATTTTGGACAGGTTTATTCGAAAAAAATATATGAACAAGTTGCTGATCACATAAAAGAACGTATTGATAACGGTGAATTGCAACCGGGGGATCGGTTGGCTTCCGTGGAAAGGTTGGCACGCCAGTATGACGTCGGCCGTTCTGCGGTTCGCGAAGCACTAAGCGCCCTCAAAGCCGTAGGACTGGTGGACATCAGGCACGGGGAAGGCACGTTCGTGAAAGCTGCGAATCGCCTCACGCTAAAATTGCCGGTATCCGCTTTATTAACGATGAACCCGGAAGAGATTCGCGAACTCTTGGAAGTGAGAAAAATTGTAGAAGTCGGAGCGGCAGAGGGCGCAGCGCGTCGTTGTCAAGAGAGCCAACAGACATTAATCGAAGAGGCCCTAGAGCAGATGGCAGTACCACTTAGGGATGAGAAGCTCGGTGAAGAAGCCGATTGGCAATTTCATCTCGCGATCGCGCGAGCCACGCAAAATAACATGCTTACCGATCTTCTGGAAAACATTGCGCAAAAAACGAAGCAGACGATGCTTGAGACAAGAAGAATTTGGCTTTTTTCCGAAAAAGTTAGAGCGGAACGCCTATACGAGCAACATGTGCGTATCTATGAAGCGATAAAAGCAGGCGATGCCACACTTGCACAACAACGCATGCGAGAACATTTGGAAAGCGTGGAACACGTTTTGTTTCAGGAGGAAAAATAA
- a CDS encoding (Fe-S)-binding protein encodes MNVSLFITCLGDMFYPNAGKATVELLEKVGCTVDFPTQQTCCGQPAFNSGYHKEARKVAKQSIEVFKDSAYVVTPSGSCAAMLHEYSHLLEGEPEWQAEAEALSAKSYELTQFLVDVLKVENTGASFHAKATYHTSCHMTRLLQVSEAPQTLLSHVDGLEMLDLPRNYDCCGFGGTFAVKMPEISKEMVDEKVSCIHETQADVLIGADAGCLMNIGGRMDRENSPVKVMHIAEVLNYTEEGG; translated from the coding sequence GTGAATGTGTCACTTTTTATTACTTGTTTAGGCGATATGTTCTATCCGAATGCCGGGAAGGCAACGGTTGAGCTTTTGGAAAAGGTTGGTTGCACTGTGGATTTTCCGACACAACAAACGTGTTGTGGTCAACCGGCTTTTAACAGCGGTTATCACAAGGAGGCACGCAAAGTTGCAAAGCAATCGATTGAAGTGTTCAAAGATTCAGCCTATGTTGTGACACCCTCCGGATCCTGTGCTGCTATGCTGCATGAATACAGCCATTTATTGGAAGGGGAGCCTGAGTGGCAAGCAGAAGCAGAGGCGTTGAGCGCGAAAAGCTATGAATTGACACAATTTCTCGTCGATGTGCTTAAGGTTGAGAACACCGGCGCATCTTTTCACGCGAAAGCGACTTACCACACGTCTTGCCATATGACGCGCCTGCTCCAAGTCTCGGAAGCACCACAAACGTTACTTAGCCATGTCGATGGTTTAGAGATGCTCGATTTGCCGCGTAACTATGATTGCTGTGGGTTCGGCGGCACGTTTGCCGTTAAAATGCCGGAGATTTCCAAAGAAATGGTCGATGAAAAAGTGAGCTGTATTCATGAAACGCAAGCCGATGTTCTCATCGGCGCCGATGCCGGTTGTTTGATGAACATAGGCGGGCGTATGGATCGCGAGAATAGTCCCGTGAAAGTCATGCACATTGCCGAAGTCCTTAACTATACAGAAGAGGGGGGATAA
- a CDS encoding Na(+)/H(+) antiporter subunit C, translating into MEILMSVLVGILFTAGTYLVLAKSLLRIVLGTSILGHGALLLLLTMGGIKTGAPPLLGLESTTYTDPLPQALILTAIVINFGTLGVFLVIAYRSYQELGTDDMEELRGTEDE; encoded by the coding sequence ATGGAGATTTTAATGTCTGTCCTTGTCGGTATCCTGTTTACAGCCGGGACGTACTTGGTGTTGGCGAAAAGTTTATTGCGCATTGTGCTCGGCACGTCGATTTTAGGTCATGGTGCTTTGCTGTTGCTGCTTACGATGGGCGGAATCAAAACCGGTGCGCCGCCGCTGTTGGGGTTGGAAAGCACAACTTATACCGATCCTTTGCCGCAAGCATTGATACTAACCGCCATCGTCATCAATTTTGGAACGCTGGGCGTTTTTCTTGTCATTGCGTATCGTTCTTATCAAGAGTTGGGAACTGATGATATGGAGGAACTAAGGGGCACTGAAGATGAATAA